The Bombus vancouverensis nearcticus chromosome 9, iyBomVanc1_principal, whole genome shotgun sequence genome includes a window with the following:
- the MESR4 gene encoding misexpression suppressor of ras 4, translating to MEDEDGESKVMDMWSILGKQQLKDTSIGNSLKSSIDSIYTDVIEEEKQLLQYNSIATKDSPSKNNSTGPKTVFKGFKKRILAQAQETQTNTLKNIAQEQQSPHSNASKSSKEKRAEIKRGKITEYAQYLGLQPSSKNKCSKCQSSSSSCSTLKQISCTCNSTMTPMPSTSESSTVPHSPNFKITRKVYLCAACGTYFENWNLFLHMRDIHKRHICLFCLGMFGQAERLSHHLTKKHSVPEMTFTSVEDFYGAFKGSCYLVCCTCEKVFSETDNFYNHFCSPTSKQDVTASICTLCRQTGSHASTCSLAIETSKEVNSALPPTTQTGIMSANMLDKDVNSENKTVPRKSMKNNRSKHMEDGTSNQQKVNIHAKKINNKVAVSQSNESQVFDETLSRDENSQNVVMHSVVKDTVSETIMEVSKCIEDSCEEKEETNEEEVCPNNLELNSTDSPSHNMPYDSVTETIMEVSRCTNNVEDIDDKIKKENVDVVDMLNTSDKSETNSTKLDTKTVNSTEETNIKIEDVNSVNQETEENVAKKKTEEIVLETDSQSQMSESSAHSPVSRSLFSPQHESHVSDLQPKEKAYDNDNKENLDVPNESQSSISFNTSEASDRSLVIKICTNRNSQFSVATNSENIENNIVKKEEENNNAESSLTEEKECNMFEEDKDNSVSYQVNDEDSDSDSSKLAVVDSIPEETENIEESSKHKAVTGIKIEMDMSIENNENETEITDEKPTNNIDTNEKWDEEMKDDSQSRMENIDQSQMQPSDGIILAGEDVPCIDLNVDGILDSIEIEDLLKRCIEAASPFCVYCNHARHIAVNGKQLGLHMLAEHKFQPQHPAIIIQAEQFIIRVKKSLDELDSYFNLDSYSSTNGTYNIPNVRTYECFHCRFHSTIHKELYLHNRKMHQKTILICIMCKSTFYSYSELLCHLCPGTYSPNINVRYRCCLCPMANLPSAFRLMVHLRKRHHACDVCLESTGNQQRLSNHVWKHKLHHLCYRCGIAYRNKPDITKHLFWKHGTESVLCKKCLQKKWPHIYHFCIPPTAFVCEECGSSFSRAVALKVHKRLHSGDHPYACSECSERFISRKLLDKHENAHKEPPPVSTNLMDTVSQQPLINEEKSEKEKVGISDGNVSATELMKDIKEPVKKVVDVYDLPPLNLSSESDTDSEEEKPEIKEPENTEKVKSNEENAPSSANQPNFTSSEAVADSIVEVEQNEEEKEQGAQIMDGIWDNFKSYTASLEMKETANNFAIKEPEPETDVAFLRSIVLADHDYCVVWSDKEKDKDATSKVNEKEEINTSGDQDYLNKVEKSSVEGNEVQNSNEDDPNKKKAKSPKKKKQSGGSTSSSDSSSDSDSSTCSCGTNCSCSSSSSGSSSSSSSSSDSDSSTSEGSPKKQSNRKERKKEKESTQEPETGYTELGNKEISVETKNGSASVPIEPVCPPQLLLRESDLETEETETDEDFYDEHPQQLANKLLAEKRNQLMLLAAVAPASTESAMPLNNGLTDRDTTVPSPDIPPTTEEDQPQQQQQSQKKKVKTKKRKKGEKTKQRNVTPTVESIKLNIPKAFYQKNPGYSASSPVLMQSNMSLMSNVSTNDVHSMNASVESQAMVITGQSIGGSGSEAENKRSSKRKRVPKRFYGDSSDDEAEKQPTVKWRKVETTPSFTTVPSVKPLPPRLSIGGKNMAYRPIERQSESLGIATASATESEEPADSSSDSSDTEVEASQQMQMHLSESNPPAAERPVNLYCYCQCPYDEVSEMIACDAEDCRIEWFHFECVGIMVPPKGKWYCPDCRKKHGIVQNSEDYFD from the coding sequence ATGGAAGATGAAGATGGTGAAAGTAAAGTTATGGATATGTGGAGCATTTTGGGAAAACAACAACTTAAAGATACTTCTATTGGAAATTCGCTAAAGTCGTCGATCGACAGTATATACACTGATGTgatagaagaagaaaaacaattATTGCAATATAATTCTATTGCAACCAAAGATTCTCCAAGCAAAAATAACAGTACAGGACCGAAAACTGTGTTTAAAGGTTTCAAGAAACGTATTTTGGCACAAGCTCAAGAAACACAAACGAATACATTGAAAAATATAGCACAGGAACAACAATCACCACATTCTAATGCATCCAAAAGTAGCAAGGAAAAAAGGGCAGAAATTAAACGGGGCAAAATAACAGAATATGCACAATATTTGGGTCTTCAGCCTTCGTCAAAGAATAAGTGTTCAAAGTGTCAATCGTCATCAAGTTCGTGCTCTACATTGAAACAAATTTCATGTACTTGCAATTCCACAATGACACCAATGCCCAGCACATCAGAATCATCTACAGTGCCACATTCTCctaattttaaaattacaagaaaagttTATCTTTGTGCAGCATGTGGCACGTATTTTGAAAATTGGAACTTATTTTTACATATGAGGGATATACATAAACGTCATATATGTTTATTTTGTCTTGGAATGTTTGGTCAAGCTGAAAGGTTATCGCATCATTTGACAAAGAAACATAGTGTTCCAGAAATGACGTTTACATCTGTTGAAGATTTTTATGGTGCTTTCAAAGGATCGTGTTATCTAGTTTGTTGTACATGTGAGAAAGTTTTTTCAGAAACGgataatttttataatcatttCTGTTCACCAACGTCTAAGCAAGATGTTACTGCTTCCATATGCACATTATGTAGACAAACAGGTTCACACGCAAGTACATGCAGTTTAGCCATTGAAACCAGTAAAGAAGTAAATTCTGCTTTACCACCTACTACGCAAACAGGAATAATGTCAGCTAATATGCTTGATAAAGATGTAAATAGTGAAAATAAGACTGTTCCAAGGAAATCGATGAAAAATAATAGGTCTAAACATATGGAAGATGGTACATCCAATCAACAAAAAGTAAATATTCACGCAAAAAAGATCAATAATAAAGTTGCTGTATCTCAGTCAAACGAAAGCCAAGTATTTGATGAAACATTAAGCAGAGATGAAAATTCTCAGAATGTAGTAATGCACAGTGTGGTTAAAGATACTGTTTCAGAGACAATAATGGAAGTTTCAAAGTGTATCGAAGATTCCTgtgaagaaaaggaagaaacaaatgaAGAAGAGGTTTGTCCAAATAATTTGGAATTAAATTCAACCGATTCACCCAGCCATAATATGCCATATGATAGTGTAACGGAAACTATTATGGAGGTATCGCGATGTACAAATAACGTAGAAGATATTGATGacaaaattaagaaagaaaatgtagACGTAGTCGATATGTTGAATACATCTGATAAATCAGAAACGAATTCTACTAAACTCGATACGAAAACTGTAAATTCGACCGAAGAAACTAATATTAAGATAGAGGATGTTAATTCTGTAAATCAAGAAACAGAGGAAAATGTAGCcaaaaagaaaacagaagaaaTTGTATTGGAAACAGACTCTCAGTCTCAAATGTCTGAAAGTTCTGCACATAGTCCAGTTAGTCGATCATTATTTAGCCCGCAACATGAATCACATGTATCCGACCTTCAACCCAAAGAAAAAGCTTATGACAATGATAACAAAGAAAATCTTGATGTACCTAATGAATCTCAATCTTCGATATCGTTCAATACCAGTGAAGCTTCTGATAGAAGTTTAGTTATAAAGATATGTACCAATAGAAATTCTCAGTTTTCTGTTGCGACCAATagcgaaaatatagaaaataatattgttaagaaggaagaagaaaacaaCAATGCAGAAAGTTCACTGACAGAGGAGAAAGAATGCAACATGTTCGAAGAGGACAAAGACAATAGCGTTAGTTATCAAGTGAATGACGAAGACAGCGATTCCGATAGTTCGAAATTAGCGGTGGTAGATAGCATCCCCGAAGAGACAGAGAATattgaagaaagtagcaaacaTAAAGCGGTAACgggaattaaaattgaaatggaCATGAGTATCGAAAACAATGAAAATGAGACTGAAATTACCGACGAAAAGCCAACAAATAATATAGATACAAATGAAAAATGGGATGAAGAAATGAAAGACGATAGTCAAAGTCGAATGGAGAATATAGATCAGTCTCAAATGCAGCCAAGCGATGGAATAATATTGGCTGGAGAAGATGTTCCTTGCATCGATCTTAACGTTGATGGTATTTTAGACAGTATAGAGATAGAAGATTTATTGAAACGTTGTATAGAAGCAGCAAGTCCTTTCTGCGTTTACTGTAATCATGCACGTCATATAGCAGTGAATGGTAAACAACTAGGACTGCACATGCTTGCGGAACATAAATTTCAACCTCAACATCCTGCCATAATTATTCAAGcagaacaatttattattagagTGAAAAAGTCTCTCGATGAATTAGATTCTTACTTTAATTTAGATTCTTACAGTAGCACGAATGGTACATACAATATTCCAAACGTGAGGACGTACGAATGCTTTCATTGTAGATTTCACTCTACCATACACAAGGAACTTTATCTGCATAACCGAAAAATGCATCAAAAGACAATCTTGATCTGTATAATGTGTAAATCCACTTTTTATAGTTATAGCGAACTACTTTGTCACTTATGTCCTGGAACTTACTCTCCGAATATTAACGTCAGATACAGATGTTGTCTGTGCCCCATGGCAAATCTTCCATCTGCATTTAGATTAATGGTACATTTACGCAAAAGGCATCATGCATGCGACGTTTGTTTGGAATCTACCGGAAATCAACAGCGTCTTTCGAATCACGTTTGGAAACATAAGCTTCATCATTTATGTTATAGATGTGGTATTGCATACAGAAATAAACCAGACATTACCAAACATCTATTTTGGAAGCATGGAACGGAAAGCGTACTGTGTAAAAAGTGTTTACAGAAAAAGTGGCCGCATATTTATCACTTTTGTATACCACCCACGGCTTTCGTTTGCGAAGAATGTGGTTCTAGTTTTTCACGAGCCGTCGCTttaaaagtacataaaaggttaCATTCCGGAGATCATCCGTATGCTTGTAGCGAGTGCTCCGAGCGTTTCATTTCTCGAAAACTGTTAGACAAGCATGAAAACGCCCATAAAGAACCACCACCAGTTAGCACAAATTTGATGGACACGGTGAGTCAACAACCACTGATCAACGAGGAAAAAtcagagaaagaaaaagtaggCATAAGCGATGGTAATGTGTCTGCAACCGAGTTGATGAAAGATATTAAAGAACCTGTGAAAAAGGTCGTTGACGTCTACGACTTGCCACCTTTGAATTTATCTTCGGAAAGTGATACGGATTCCGAGGAGGAGAAACCAGAGATCAAGGAACCGGAGAACACGGAAAAAGTTAAATCAAACGAAGAAAATGCACCATCTTCCGCGAATCAACCAAATTTCACTTCCTCCGAGGCTGTTGCAGACAGCATAGTAGAGGTTGAACAgaacgaggaagagaaagaacaaGGAGCGCAAATCATGGATGGTATCTGGGATAATTTTAAGAGCTATACAGCTAGTTTAGAAATGAAAGAGACGGCTAATAATTTTGCGATCAAAGAACCAGAGCCAGAAACCGACGTAGCATTCTTAAGAAGTATAGTATTGGCTGATCATGATTATTGCGTTGTGTGGTCAGACAAAGAAAAGGATAAAGATGCAACGTCCAAGGTGAACGAGAAAGAGGAGATAAACACAAGCGGGGACCAAGATTACTTAAACAAGGTGGAGAAGAGTTCCGTGGAGGGTAACGAAGTTCAAAACAGCAACGAGGACGATCCGAATAAGAAAAAAGCGAAAAGtccgaagaaaaagaagcaaagTGGTGGAAGTACATCATCGAGTGATTCGTCTAGCGACAGTGATTCAAGCACTTGTTCTTGTGGGACAAATTGTAGCTGTAGCAGTTCGTCATCCGGTAGTTCTTCTAGTTCTAGTAGTAGTTCGGATTCGGATAGCTCCACTTCGGAAGGTTCTCCAAAGAAACAATCTAATCGGaaggaacgaaagaaagagaaagaaagtacACAGGAGCCGGAGACTGGATATACCGAATTGGGGAACAAGGAGATTTCTGTGGAAACGAAGAATGGATCTGCATCGGTTCCGATAGAACCAGTTTGCCCGCCACAGCTGTTACTGAGAGAGTCCGATCTAGAAACCGAGGAAACAGAAACAGACGAAGACTTTTACGACGAGCACCCTCAACAGCTTGCGAACAAATTGCTCGCGGAGAAACGAAATCAGTTGATGCTTCTAGCCGCGGTTGCCCCTGCATCCACGGAGTCAGCGATGCCATTAAATAACGGATTAACAGATAGGGACACAACGGTCCCTTCTCCAGATATTCCTCCCACCACGGAGGAAGATCAAccgcagcaacagcagcagtcgcagaagaagaaagtgaaaacgaagaaacgaaagaaaggagagAAGACGAAACAGCGTAACGTGACGCCAACCGTCGAGTCCATTAAACTAAACATTCCTAAAGCGTTTTACCAAAAGAACCCGGGTTATTCGGCCTCGTCGCCAGTGTTGATGCAATCGAACATGTCGTTGATGTCGAACGTGTCTACGAACGATGTGCACTCGATGAACGCGAGTGTCGAATCCCAAGCGATGGTTATAACAGGTCAAAGTATCGGTGGCAGTGGTTCCGAGGCAGAGAACAAACGGTCATCGAAACGAAAACGAGTACCAAAACGATTTTATGGTGATTCCAGTGATGACGAGGCGGAGAAACAGCCGACGGTGAAGTGGAGAAAGGTAGAGACGACGCCTTCTTTCACTACAGTGCCAAGCGTGAAGCCATTACCACCAAGATTGTCTATTGGCGGTAAGAATATGGCGTATAGACCGATCGAGAGACAATCGGAGAGTCTAGGAATCGCTACAGCTTCTGCGACCGAATCGGAGGAACCTGCGGATAGTAGCAGTGATTCCAGCGATACCGAGGTAGAAGCCAGCCAACAGATGCAGATGCATCTGTCGGAGAGTAATCCGCCAGCCGCGGAACGACCAGTTAATTTATATTGCTATTGTCAGTGCCCATACGACGAAGTGTCAGAAATGATAGCTTGCGATGCCGAGGATTGTCGCATCGAATGGTTTCACTTCGAGTGTGTCGGCATTATGGTACCACCGAAAGGCAAGTGGTATTGTCCAGACTGTCGAAAAAAGCACGGTATTGTGCAAAACAGCGAGGACTATTTCGACTGA
- the Not3 gene encoding CCR4-associated factor Not3, whose translation MAATRKLQGEIDRCLKKVTEGVETFEDIWQKVHNATNSNQKEKYEADLKKEIKKLQRLRDQIKTWLASGEIKDKSTLLEYRKLIETQMERFKVVERETKTKAYSKEGLGAAQKLDPAQKEREEVSNWLANSIDALNLQLDTFESEIESLLAGKKKRLDKDKQDRMDELKAKLDKHRYHIRKLETLLRMLDNMSVEVNTIKRIKDDVEYYIESSQEPDFEENEYIYDDIIGLDEVELSGVGIPSSATTDSNNSNETGGTPTSTNSGTSPIPSPPLSSTMHNHSSDSSTDNDKKTKPVKPTAVRPLLNSQASIPTTGSTATIKSNLLSSSTPSKTIPMTPSHSSPSSTSNHIATTNAGNFATVAASHTNSQAIHSTSSKTSSHSSENGLLSSSSASSVTSNVPQTTSQQHSNPVPIQTTHVLHNQQNQNHSSETEMTTPIPPSSSPQSSVSSRSSPLPANSCSPAPSTANGLIPKLPDGMSSLKSIAQQVIVRAGLDIPPSESNRNIFDTAKANNNNSKVTVDTHIPPILSVAPLGPVPLQKEHQLQFQLLEAAHYHLPVPSDSERLRYYLPRNRCDTPSYYTQSQLPHSDTVEFFQRLSTETLFFIFYYMEGSKGQYLAAKALKKQSWRFHTKYMMWFQRHEEPKVINEEYEQGTYIYFDYEKWGQRKKEGFTFEYKYLEDRDLN comes from the exons ATGGCTGCGACGAGAAAGTTGCAAG gTGAAATAGATCGGTGCCTTAAAAAAGTAACGGAGGGTGTAGAGACATTTGAAGATATTTGGCAAAAGGTTCATAATGCTACAAACAGCAATCAGAAGGAGAAATATGAAGCAGATCTCAAGAAAGAAATCAAAAAACTTCAAAGGTTACGTGATCAGATTAAAACCTGGCTTGCATCAGGTGAAATTAAGGATAAAAGTACGCTTCTTGAATATAGAAAGTTAATTGAAACT CAAATGGAAAGGTTTAAAGTTGTggagagagagacgaaaacaaAAGCTTATTCGAAAGAAGGATTAGGAGCTGCTCAAAAACTTGATCCAGCTCAAAAAGAACGAGAAGAAGTTAGCAATTGGCTTGCAAATTCAATAGACGCTTTAAATCTTCAG CTGGATACATTTGAATCCGAGATAGAATCATTACTCgcaggaaagaaaaaaagattagATAAAGATAAGCAGGATAGGATGGATGAATTAAAAGCAAAACTTGATAAACATCGTTACCATATCCGTAAATTGGAAACATTGTTACGCATGTTGGACAATATGTCTGTTGAAGTTAACACT ATTAAGAGGATAAAAGATGATGTAGAGTATTATATCGAATCCTCGCAGGAACCTGATTTTGAGGAAAATGAATATATCTATGATGATATTATTGGTCTCGATGAAGTTGAACTGTCTGGAGTTGGTATTCCCTCATCAGCAACTACAGATAGTAATAATAGCAACGAAACTGGAGGTACACCAACCTCAACTAACTCTGGTACTTCACCCATACCATCACCTCCATTGAGTTCTACCATGCATAACCATTCAAGTGATAGTTCTACGGATAATGACAAAAAAACGAAG CCTGTGAAACCAACAGCAGTCAGGCCATTATTAAATTCACAGGCGAGCATTCCAACCACGGGAAGCACTGCCACCATAAAATCGAATTTATTATCAAGCAGCACTCCAAGCAAGACCATTCCCATGACACCTAGCCATAGCTCGCCTAGTTCTACAAGTAATCACATTGCTACAACTAATGCTGGCAATTTTGCTACAGTAGCTGCATCACATACTAATTCACAAGCCATCCATTCTACCTCTAGTAAGACATCTT CTCATAGCAGTGAAAATGGTTTATTGTCATCATCGTCTGCGTCTAGTGTTACCTCGAATGTGCCACAAACAACCTCGCAGCAGCACAGTAATCCAGTGCCCATACAGACGACACACGTGTTGCATAATCAACAAAATCAGAATCACAGCAGCGAAACTGAAATGACAACGCCGATCCCACCATCTTCTTCGCCACAGTCGTCAGTCAGCAGTAGATCTTCACCTTTGCCTGCAAATTCCTGCTCGCCAGCGCCATCCACTGCCAATGGTCTCATCCCTAAGCTTCCTGATGGCATGTCCTCTTTGAAATCTATAGCCCAACAAGTAATTGTCCGAGCAGGTTTGGACATACCGCCGTCCGAGTCGAACAGAAACATCTTTGACACTGCTAAGGCGAACAATAATAACAGCAAAGTCACCGTGGATACACACATTCCTCCTATTCTTAGCGTTGCGCCTCTCGGGCCAGTACCTCTTCAGAAAGAACACCAGTTGCAGTTCCAGTTGTTGGAGGCTGCCCACTACCATCTGCCTGTTCCGTCTGATTCTGAACGTTTACGATATTATTTACCAAGAAATAGGTGTGACACACCTTCTTATTATACACAG AGTCAACTTCCCCATTCGGATACTGTGGAGTTCTTCCAACGTCTTTCAACGGAAACGTTGTTCTTCATATTTTACTACATGGAAGGTTCTAAAGGCCAGTACCTGGCTGCGAAAGCTCTAAAGAAACAAAGTTGGAGGtttcatacaaaatatatgATGTGGTTTCAGAGGCACGAAGAACCCAAAGTGATCAACGAGGAATATGAACAG GGAACCTacatttatttcgattatgaaaaATGGGgacaaagaaaaaaggaaggttTTACATTTGAGTACAAGTACTTAGAGGACAGAGATCTGAATTAA